A window of the Candidatus Tanganyikabacteria bacterium genome harbors these coding sequences:
- a CDS encoding bifunctional metallophosphatase/5'-nucleotidase: MRRLVGLGAVVLAAAGCGVGRLGSLQGTVPETYRAHGGIPVEPTAPDLGQQPPIAQDPAVPGQRIPLSLLYTSDMHSRIEPFADNYYHKTYAGKGGLARVASLVRQLRAQQPNTALLDSGDYLVGTPYFNYFKGDVEMKAMNLIGFDAVTIGNHEFDKGVPELRRVLSGYQGRKLSSNVTFQPEMADRYAVFRAGNLRVGVFSLLTEVNGLITPPNFAGARYHDPIATARAAVARLEKEADVIVCISHVGTVPPWSDEERDRPEAHEDDHEGALNVSDEKIAAAAPGIDVILSGHTHLLIKNPKQITSGGKKTLIVSDGFGGGFLGKLDLVVQDGEVVSASNNLMPVDRGISPDPQVTAAVAPYKAQLDPVIKQIIGKATGDFRRYSSKDVESSLNNLIADATFAAARKANPETDFALVSSGTPRNHILGGKVSVEGVFYALPFDNRIQIVTVPGEVAREMLRIQRRAKETKRHAVSNVTYTLVPAADGKHQIRDIKVGTAAFDPKREYRIAVTDYMADGGAGFAMLPGMPRQDIGVLQRDALLEHIRVAGQVTPQTGRIKIRGRADDVVGWLLDRLVAFSGV; this comes from the coding sequence GTGCGTCGTCTCGTTGGTCTCGGAGCCGTGGTGCTGGCGGCTGCCGGTTGCGGCGTGGGCCGCCTGGGTTCGCTGCAGGGCACCGTTCCCGAGACGTATCGCGCCCACGGGGGCATTCCGGTCGAGCCGACCGCACCCGACCTGGGCCAGCAGCCGCCGATCGCGCAGGATCCGGCCGTGCCCGGCCAGCGCATACCCCTGTCGCTGCTCTACACCAGCGACATGCACTCCCGCATCGAGCCGTTTGCCGATAACTACTACCACAAGACCTACGCCGGCAAGGGCGGATTGGCCCGGGTAGCCTCGCTGGTGCGGCAACTGCGCGCCCAGCAGCCCAACACGGCCTTGCTCGACTCGGGCGACTACCTGGTCGGCACGCCCTACTTCAACTACTTCAAGGGCGACGTCGAGATGAAGGCGATGAACCTCATCGGCTTCGACGCGGTGACCATCGGCAACCACGAGTTCGACAAGGGCGTGCCCGAACTGCGGCGCGTCCTGTCCGGGTACCAGGGCCGCAAGCTTTCCTCGAACGTGACCTTCCAGCCCGAAATGGCGGATCGCTACGCGGTGTTCAGGGCGGGCAACCTGCGCGTCGGCGTGTTCAGCCTCCTGACCGAGGTCAACGGCCTGATCACCCCGCCCAACTTCGCCGGCGCCCGCTACCACGACCCGATCGCCACGGCCCGCGCCGCGGTGGCGCGGCTCGAGAAGGAAGCCGACGTGATCGTGTGCATCTCCCATGTCGGCACGGTCCCGCCATGGTCCGACGAAGAACGCGACCGGCCCGAGGCCCACGAGGACGATCACGAGGGCGCGCTCAACGTGAGCGACGAGAAGATCGCCGCCGCGGCTCCGGGCATCGACGTGATCCTGTCGGGCCACACCCACCTGCTGATCAAGAATCCCAAGCAGATCACCTCGGGCGGCAAGAAGACGCTGATCGTCTCCGACGGCTTCGGCGGCGGCTTCCTGGGCAAGCTCGACCTGGTCGTGCAGGATGGCGAGGTGGTCTCCGCCTCGAACAACCTCATGCCGGTCGACCGCGGCATCTCGCCCGATCCCCAGGTGACCGCCGCCGTGGCTCCCTACAAGGCGCAACTGGATCCGGTGATCAAGCAGATCATCGGGAAGGCCACCGGGGATTTCCGGCGCTACTCGAGCAAGGACGTCGAGTCCTCGCTCAACAACCTCATCGCCGACGCGACGTTCGCCGCGGCCCGCAAGGCCAATCCCGAGACGGACTTCGCCCTGGTCAGCAGCGGCACGCCGCGCAATCACATCCTCGGTGGCAAGGTGAGCGTCGAGGGGGTGTTCTACGCCCTGCCCTTCGACAACCGGATCCAGATCGTCACGGTGCCGGGCGAAGTCGCCCGCGAGATGCTGCGCATCCAGCGCCGCGCCAAGGAGACCAAGCGGCACGCCGTATCCAACGTGACCTACACCCTGGTGCCGGCCGCCGACGGCAAGCACCAGATCCGGGACATCAAGGTCGGCACCGCCGCATTCGACCCCAAGCGCGAGTACCGCATCGCCGTGACCGACTACATGGCCGACGGCGGGGCCGGCTTCGCGATGCTGCCGGGCATGCCGCGCCAGGACATCGGCGTCCTGCAACGCGACGCCCTGCTGGAGCACATCCGCGTCGCGGGCCAGGTAACCCCACAGACCGGGCGCATCAAGATCCGGGGCCGCGCCGACGACGTCGTGGGCTGGTTGCTCGATCGCCTGGTGGCCTTCTCGGGAGTCTGA